From Salvia splendens isolate huo1 chromosome 16, SspV2, whole genome shotgun sequence, a single genomic window includes:
- the LOC121771098 gene encoding RNA exonuclease 4-like: MDNRNKCAGCYRQFNKMEHLVEHMRISYHSNHEPLCGICHKHCRSFESLREHLIGPLPKAECERIFKDRGCDICLNIFSSRHALLHHRDKCHFSRRNNGYRMGIQDELRMDNTRGKVVSLACKMVGGGSDGSLDLCARVCLIDENENILFHTYVKPNLPVTNYRYDTTGIRPEYLRDATPVRQVGRKIQDYLCNGEPIWQIRSRTGKARILVGHGLDHDLRCLEFEYPEFLIRDTAKYPPLMKTSKLSNSLKYLTKAYLGYDIQNGVQDPYEDCVAAMRLYKRMRAQDHRVESYPLASDQQNRNNFASWRQAELERMSPERMLDMSRSDYYCWCLDSK, encoded by the exons ATGGACAACAGGAACAAATGTGCAGGCTGCTACAGACAGTTCAACAAGATGGAGCATCTTGTCGAACACATGAGGATTTCATATCACTCGAATCACGAACCCCTCTGCGGAATCTGCCACAAGCATTGCCGCTCCTTTGAGTCTCTCAGAGAGCATCTCATAG GACCTCTTCCTAAAGCCGAATGCGAGAGGATATTCAAGGATCGAGGATGCGACATCTGCTTAAACATCTTCAGCAGCCGGCACGCTCTTCTTCATCACAGAGACAAATGCCACTTCTCCCGTCGAAACAAT GGTTATAGAATGGGGATTCAAGATGAGTTGAGGATGGATAACACACGGGGGAAAGTGGTGTCTTTGGCTTGCAAAATGGTGGGAGGAGGCAGTGATGGCTCACTAGACCTCTGTGCAAGAGTCTGCCTCATTGATGAGAATGAAAACATCCTTTTCCACACCTATGTCAAGCCAAACCTTCCTGTCACCAACTACAGGTACGACACGACCGGCATAAGGCCGGAGTATTTGAGGGACGCGACGCCAGTTAGACAAGTTGGGAGGAAGATTCAAGACTACCTATGCAATGGGGAGCCGATATGGCAGATCCGGTCTAGAACTGGAAAGGCTCGAATCCTCGTTGGCCATGGCCTTGATCATGATTTAAGATGCTTGGAGTTTGAATATCCCGAGTTTCTCATTAGGGATACTGCTAAATATCCGCCATTGATGAAGACGAGCAAGCTGAGCAACTCGTTGAAGTATCTGACAAAGGCATATCTCGG ATACGATATTCAGAATGGGGTGCAGGATCCGTACGAGGACTGTGTTGCAGCGATGAGGCTTTACAAGAGAATGAGAGCACAAGATCATAGGGTGGAGAGCTATCCATTGGCTTCTGATCAGCAGAACCGGAATAACTTTGCATCGTGGAGGCAAGCCGAGCTGGAGAGGATGAGCCCGGAGAGAATGTTGGACATGTCTAGATCTGATTACTATTGTTGGTGCTTGGACTCCAAATGA